A portion of the Stigmatella aurantiaca DW4/3-1 genome contains these proteins:
- a CDS encoding GON domain-containing protein: MHTPKRLLILPTVSSSPLRRRGLSSMALGLAALVTACGGGDGVTDPAKPSEPSQLQPRTLQALPTNCQDIQAVHPTAGDGDYVLYIHGDATLPWTVYCHGMAGTPTEYLSLMHGGDTSNYSLYTAGGRSPGTPVRTAYARLRIDPSTLRVNTADQTFAWSTGSLTHAAETVTAMPFAVAMSCNRVLSASNVDLRDTPFAVAEGQFAAAGADAQGSAVYSENQQVVSLTGGGYCGWVAPVGSYNPFNQAGAWLQLQYRSSTLPSSCLDIQAIQPEATDGEYTLYANRNPLKPWTAWCHDMAGTPAEYLPLVHTGTSNYSQYTAGGYSPGTSVRTEYTRLRLDPVTLRVTTSDQTFSSSTGQLQHGAQQVTSMPYAVAMGCNRWGVGNVDLRGTPFAVASNTFSRGGASSEGSSFTHSSGNQVVNLSGFGICGWAGPLGSYNPFNQSGMPLALVYAGLP, encoded by the coding sequence ATGCACACACCGAAGCGTCTGTTGATCCTCCCCACGGTTTCTTCCTCTCCCCTCCGCCGCCGGGGGCTGTCCTCGATGGCCCTGGGCCTCGCCGCACTCGTCACCGCCTGTGGCGGGGGGGACGGCGTCACGGACCCGGCGAAGCCCAGCGAGCCGTCGCAGCTCCAACCCCGAACGCTCCAGGCGCTGCCCACGAACTGCCAGGACATTCAGGCGGTTCATCCAACCGCCGGGGACGGTGACTACGTGCTGTACATCCACGGAGATGCCACCCTGCCCTGGACCGTCTACTGCCATGGCATGGCCGGCACGCCCACCGAGTACCTCTCGCTGATGCACGGAGGGGATACGTCCAACTACTCCCTGTACACCGCGGGGGGAAGGTCGCCGGGCACTCCCGTGCGGACCGCCTACGCCCGGCTGCGCATCGACCCCTCCACCCTGCGGGTGAACACGGCGGACCAGACCTTCGCCTGGTCCACGGGCTCGCTCACACACGCGGCGGAGACCGTGACGGCCATGCCGTTCGCCGTGGCCATGTCCTGCAACCGCGTGCTGTCTGCCAGCAACGTCGACCTGCGGGACACGCCCTTTGCCGTCGCCGAAGGCCAATTCGCGGCGGCGGGCGCGGACGCCCAGGGCAGCGCCGTCTACAGCGAGAACCAGCAGGTGGTGAGCCTGACAGGGGGAGGCTATTGCGGCTGGGTTGCTCCCGTGGGCAGCTACAACCCCTTCAACCAGGCCGGCGCCTGGCTCCAGCTTCAGTACCGCTCCAGCACCTTGCCTTCCTCCTGCCTGGACATCCAGGCCATCCAGCCCGAAGCCACCGATGGCGAGTACACCCTGTATGCCAACCGGAACCCGCTCAAGCCCTGGACCGCGTGGTGCCATGACATGGCGGGGACGCCCGCCGAGTACCTCCCCCTGGTCCACACCGGCACCTCCAACTATTCTCAGTACACTGCGGGGGGATACTCGCCGGGCACCTCTGTGCGAACCGAGTACACGCGGCTCCGCCTGGATCCCGTCACGCTGCGCGTGACGACCTCGGATCAGACGTTCTCGTCCTCCACCGGCCAACTCCAGCACGGCGCTCAGCAGGTGACGTCCATGCCCTATGCCGTGGCGATGGGGTGCAACCGGTGGGGCGTGGGCAACGTCGATCTGCGCGGCACCCCCTTCGCGGTGGCCAGCAACACGTTCTCCAGAGGAGGCGCGTCGTCCGAGGGCTCGTCGTTCACCCACAGCTCGGGCAACCAGGTGGTCAACCTGTCGGGATTCGGCATCTGCGGCTGGGCCGGGCCTCTCGGCAGCTACAATCCTTTCAACCAGAGCGGCATGCCGCTCGCCCTCGTCTACGCCGGTCTCCCGTAA
- a CDS encoding trifunctional serine/threonine-protein kinase/ATP-binding protein/sensor histidine kinase, translating into MLNIPGYRVLGTIRGTGSNVLFQAVREADGLPVIIKTPMAPSPGPYERERYRREFGILQRLRDVRGVARPYACERIHERPVLLLERVQGGSLSESVGQPMALAAFLRLARSLVSTLAEIHHRHVIHKDIKPSNIILEPSGEGRLIDFGVATVQKVEHLDVAPSSIIEGTLAYMSPEQTGRMNRGVDYRTDFYSLGITFYELLTGNRPFQGRDALEWFHAHMAQMPVPPRELNPEVPPALSAIVLKLLAKAAEDRYRSAEGLQADLDRCGEALGENRPAEFRLGEHDTPSRFQVLPRLYGREVQVATLLQGFERIAQTARPELFLISGYSGIGKSSVVQELYKPVVQRRGFFLRGKFDQFQRDIPYATLAQAIRELVRQLLSGSEEELARWREQLRQALGDEGQVLVDLVPQLEVLSGPQPVLQELSAHESRHRFHRVVRQFLQVFSSAGNPLVVFLDDLQWADLSSLQLIHQQLAQPGSPPVLWIGAYRDNEVGPEHPLVSVLEEVRRAGAPITDIRLESLSLEHTGQLVADALPGADPVAVAPLAKLVYEKTGGNPFFLLQLMTTLDQDGLLVREPTGGWRWDAEEVRRRGYSDNVVDFMVCKLRQFPSETQHLLRLAACVGNVFPLQLLGTVAGLPEAAEVEQGLAPALEEGLLVRTGPEQYRFLHDRIQQASHSLFSGVERKEAHLHIGRLMLKGLSQEEGGETLFDVVSQLNAGMGLIEDPQERHALARLNAEAGWKAEAAVAFIPAIAYFTVAFTLIPGDPWKTDYELAFRVKQDWARCEMQTGNVPGLRRLAEELHARARNRADRTAAFCLRADAHMLVGEMRESIACMLECLAQLGIGLTPHPSFEEAAAAHDETWALLGAHPIEGLIDLPLMTDPDVKVTMEALASLYVKAYVTDKHLLIIAMSRMVELSLRHGFTADAVTGFGWFGLLSALVFKRYREGYALSLLSGAFVDRYNLAAHRARALLTLQCISYWNRPLPVVHEMVLSGFQHGLQSGDFYIAAYCASTIIWNRLAMGHNLEDVYQESEMRAVFIRKSGVPDPQLTLLAFQRYAQQMRGRTVSFDSLDGEGFEEQACEAGLTRGYLSSTQCWYWITKLQARFMCGAYREALEASEKVSELLWSLTGAISVREFELFRALSLAALYEEAVPEEQQRSLEAIARHQGQLAEWAEQCPETFRASERMVAAEWARLEGRLDAAARAYEEAIRAARETGATHHVGLASELAANFWRSRQTPIAAHAFAREAHAAYQQWGAEGKAQHLEAQWPHLVQVPSASAHDTSSTDSAQIDALAVVKTHQAISGEIELDRLVTTLMRTAIESAGAQRGALLLPDGDTLGVAAISGDLPGRVSIPSGEDTAHALPWTVLAYVRRTREHVLIGDASKAHPFSSDAYLARSGARSVLCLPLVRHEQFSGALYLENNLAPNAFSTQRLVLLGHIATQAAISIENARLYADVRRAKGELRKANDELEQRVEERTRELRAAQARLVDTAREVGMAEVASNVLHNVGNVLTSAVINLEMMQRAVGASRLGKLNRATALLLKHREDLPAFLARGARGGRLPEYLSALSGELFAEQTRLLDDMDMMGRHIEHIRAIVQVQQTYARTSLMPEECDLSQLIQDALRIQMVALQRHGVTVKRELAALPRMKVDKHKVLQILINLIANAKYALDAAPEGHRNLSVRLGREGKWVNIQVEDDGVGIAPGVRDRLFSHGFTTRKDGHGFGLHSSALAAQMLGGQLMLESDGLGKGAVATLKLPTP; encoded by the coding sequence ATGCTGAACATTCCAGGTTACAGGGTTCTGGGCACGATTCGCGGGACAGGTTCGAACGTCTTGTTCCAGGCGGTGCGTGAGGCCGATGGCCTTCCCGTCATCATCAAGACGCCGATGGCCCCCTCTCCGGGGCCGTACGAGCGCGAGCGCTACCGCCGGGAGTTCGGAATCCTCCAGCGGCTGCGGGACGTGCGCGGCGTTGCCAGACCGTATGCGTGTGAGCGGATTCACGAGCGTCCCGTGTTGCTGCTGGAGCGGGTGCAGGGCGGCTCGCTCTCCGAATCCGTGGGTCAGCCGATGGCGCTCGCCGCGTTCCTGCGGCTGGCCCGCTCCCTGGTGTCGACGCTGGCGGAGATCCACCACCGCCATGTCATCCACAAGGACATCAAGCCTTCCAACATCATCCTCGAGCCGTCAGGCGAGGGGCGGCTGATCGACTTCGGGGTGGCCACCGTGCAGAAGGTGGAGCACCTCGATGTGGCGCCCAGCTCCATCATCGAGGGGACCCTGGCGTACATGTCGCCCGAACAGACGGGGCGGATGAACCGGGGGGTGGATTACCGCACGGACTTCTACTCGCTGGGCATCACGTTCTACGAGCTGTTGACGGGGAATCGGCCGTTTCAAGGGCGGGACGCGCTGGAGTGGTTCCACGCGCACATGGCCCAGATGCCGGTGCCGCCGCGCGAGCTGAACCCGGAGGTGCCCCCGGCGCTGTCGGCCATCGTGTTGAAGCTGCTGGCCAAGGCGGCCGAGGACCGCTACCGGAGCGCCGAGGGGCTCCAGGCCGACTTGGATCGGTGTGGTGAGGCGCTGGGAGAGAACCGGCCGGCCGAGTTCAGGCTGGGAGAGCACGACACGCCCAGCCGGTTCCAGGTCCTGCCACGGCTCTATGGCCGCGAGGTCCAGGTGGCCACCCTGCTTCAGGGGTTCGAGCGGATCGCCCAGACGGCACGCCCAGAGCTGTTCCTGATCAGCGGTTACTCGGGGATCGGCAAGTCGTCGGTGGTGCAAGAGCTGTACAAGCCGGTGGTGCAGCGGCGCGGCTTCTTCCTGAGGGGGAAGTTCGATCAGTTCCAGCGGGACATTCCCTATGCCACGCTCGCCCAGGCCATCCGCGAGCTGGTGCGGCAGTTGCTGTCCGGGAGCGAAGAGGAGCTGGCGCGTTGGCGCGAGCAGCTGAGACAGGCGTTGGGGGACGAGGGCCAGGTGCTCGTGGACTTGGTGCCGCAGTTGGAAGTGCTGTCGGGCCCACAGCCTGTGCTCCAGGAGCTGTCTGCGCACGAGTCGCGGCATCGCTTCCACCGGGTGGTGCGCCAGTTCCTCCAGGTGTTTTCCAGCGCTGGCAACCCGCTCGTGGTGTTCCTGGATGATCTGCAGTGGGCGGACTTGTCCAGCCTACAGCTCATTCATCAGCAGCTCGCTCAACCCGGGTCACCCCCGGTGCTGTGGATCGGTGCCTACCGCGACAATGAGGTGGGCCCCGAGCACCCGTTGGTGTCCGTGCTGGAGGAAGTGCGCCGGGCGGGGGCGCCCATCACGGACATCCGGTTGGAGTCCCTGAGCCTGGAGCACACCGGGCAGTTGGTGGCCGATGCCCTGCCGGGGGCGGACCCGGTGGCGGTGGCCCCCTTGGCGAAGCTCGTGTACGAGAAGACGGGTGGCAATCCCTTCTTCCTCCTCCAGTTGATGACGACGCTGGACCAGGACGGCCTGTTGGTGCGCGAGCCCACGGGCGGGTGGCGGTGGGACGCCGAAGAGGTCCGCAGACGGGGTTACTCGGACAACGTCGTCGACTTCATGGTGTGCAAGCTGCGCCAGTTTCCCTCTGAAACGCAGCACCTGCTGCGGTTGGCGGCGTGCGTGGGCAATGTCTTCCCGCTCCAGTTGCTGGGCACCGTCGCGGGGTTGCCGGAGGCCGCGGAGGTGGAGCAGGGCCTGGCGCCCGCGCTCGAGGAAGGCCTGTTGGTGCGCACCGGCCCGGAGCAGTACCGGTTCCTGCATGACCGCATCCAGCAGGCGTCCCACTCCCTCTTCTCCGGGGTGGAGCGCAAGGAGGCGCATCTGCACATCGGGCGGCTGATGCTCAAGGGCCTGTCCCAGGAAGAGGGGGGGGAGACGCTCTTCGATGTGGTGAGCCAGCTCAATGCGGGCATGGGTCTGATCGAAGACCCCCAGGAGCGTCACGCCCTGGCCCGCTTGAACGCCGAGGCGGGCTGGAAGGCCGAGGCCGCGGTGGCGTTCATCCCCGCCATCGCCTACTTCACGGTGGCCTTCACCCTCATTCCCGGGGACCCCTGGAAGACGGACTATGAGCTGGCCTTCCGGGTGAAGCAGGACTGGGCGCGGTGCGAGATGCAGACGGGCAACGTGCCTGGACTGCGGCGCTTGGCGGAGGAGCTTCATGCCCGGGCGCGGAACCGCGCGGACCGCACGGCCGCCTTCTGTCTCAGGGCCGATGCCCACATGCTCGTGGGCGAGATGCGGGAGTCCATTGCCTGCATGCTGGAGTGCCTGGCGCAGCTGGGCATCGGCTTGACGCCCCACCCTTCCTTTGAAGAGGCCGCCGCGGCCCATGACGAGACGTGGGCCCTGCTGGGAGCCCACCCCATCGAGGGCCTCATCGACTTGCCGCTCATGACCGATCCGGACGTGAAGGTGACGATGGAGGCCCTGGCCTCGCTCTACGTGAAGGCGTACGTCACCGACAAGCACCTGCTCATCATCGCCATGAGCCGGATGGTCGAGCTGTCCCTGCGCCATGGCTTCACGGCGGATGCCGTGACGGGTTTCGGTTGGTTCGGATTGCTCTCGGCGCTCGTCTTCAAGCGGTACCGGGAAGGCTATGCCTTGAGCTTGCTCTCCGGGGCGTTCGTCGACCGGTACAACCTGGCGGCGCACCGGGCGCGTGCGCTGCTCACCCTGCAATGCATCAGCTACTGGAACCGGCCTCTGCCCGTGGTGCATGAGATGGTCCTCAGCGGGTTTCAGCACGGACTCCAGTCGGGGGACTTCTATATCGCCGCCTATTGCGCCAGCACGATCATCTGGAACCGCCTCGCCATGGGGCACAACCTGGAGGACGTCTACCAGGAGTCGGAGATGCGGGCCGTGTTCATCCGCAAGAGCGGGGTCCCGGATCCCCAGCTCACGCTTCTGGCCTTCCAGCGCTACGCGCAGCAGATGCGCGGGCGCACGGTCTCGTTCGACAGCCTGGACGGGGAAGGGTTCGAGGAGCAGGCCTGCGAGGCTGGGCTGACGCGCGGATACTTGAGCAGCACCCAGTGCTGGTACTGGATCACCAAGCTCCAGGCCCGCTTCATGTGTGGTGCCTACCGGGAGGCGCTCGAGGCGTCCGAGAAGGTCTCCGAGCTCCTGTGGTCCTTGACGGGCGCGATCTCCGTGCGGGAGTTCGAGCTCTTCCGCGCCCTCAGCCTGGCGGCGCTCTACGAGGAGGCCGTGCCGGAGGAGCAGCAGCGCTCGCTGGAAGCCATTGCACGGCACCAGGGGCAGCTGGCCGAGTGGGCGGAGCAGTGTCCCGAGACCTTCCGCGCCTCCGAGCGGATGGTGGCCGCGGAGTGGGCCCGTTTGGAGGGACGGCTGGATGCGGCGGCGCGCGCCTACGAGGAGGCCATTCGCGCGGCGCGGGAGACGGGTGCCACCCACCACGTGGGGCTCGCCAGCGAGCTGGCGGCGAACTTCTGGCGCTCGCGGCAGACGCCCATCGCCGCCCATGCTTTCGCGCGCGAGGCCCATGCGGCCTACCAGCAGTGGGGCGCCGAGGGGAAGGCCCAGCACCTGGAGGCGCAGTGGCCGCATCTGGTGCAAGTCCCCTCCGCCTCAGCGCATGACACCAGCAGCACGGACTCCGCCCAGATCGATGCGCTCGCGGTGGTGAAGACCCACCAGGCCATCTCCGGGGAGATCGAACTGGACCGGTTGGTCACCACCTTGATGCGGACGGCCATCGAGAGCGCCGGCGCCCAGCGGGGGGCCCTCCTGTTGCCCGATGGGGACACGCTCGGGGTGGCGGCCATCTCCGGGGACTTGCCGGGCAGGGTTTCCATCCCCTCGGGCGAGGACACGGCGCACGCGCTGCCCTGGACGGTGCTGGCCTATGTCCGGCGGACGCGCGAGCACGTGCTCATCGGCGATGCCTCCAAGGCGCACCCCTTCTCGTCCGATGCGTACCTGGCCCGCAGCGGGGCGCGCTCCGTGCTGTGTTTGCCGCTGGTGCGGCATGAGCAGTTCTCCGGGGCGCTGTACCTGGAGAACAACCTGGCGCCCAATGCGTTCAGCACCCAGCGGTTGGTGCTGCTGGGCCACATCGCCACGCAGGCCGCCATCTCCATCGAGAACGCGCGGTTGTATGCGGACGTGCGACGCGCGAAGGGGGAGCTGCGCAAGGCCAACGATGAGCTGGAGCAGCGGGTAGAGGAGCGCACCCGGGAGCTCCGGGCGGCGCAGGCCCGGCTGGTGGACACGGCGCGCGAGGTCGGCATGGCCGAGGTGGCCTCGAATGTGCTGCACAACGTGGGCAACGTGCTCACCAGCGCCGTCATCAACCTGGAGATGATGCAGCGAGCCGTGGGTGCCTCGCGGCTGGGCAAGCTGAACCGGGCCACGGCGCTGCTCTTGAAGCACCGGGAGGATTTGCCGGCCTTCCTGGCCCGGGGCGCGCGTGGAGGAAGGCTGCCGGAGTACCTGTCGGCGCTGTCCGGCGAGCTGTTCGCGGAGCAAACGCGCCTGCTGGATGACATGGACATGATGGGGCGGCACATCGAGCACATCCGGGCCATTGTCCAGGTGCAGCAGACCTATGCTCGGACGTCGCTGATGCCGGAGGAGTGCGACCTGTCCCAGCTCATCCAGGACGCCCTGCGCATCCAGATGGTGGCGCTCCAGCGGCACGGGGTCACCGTGAAGCGCGAGCTGGCGGCGCTTCCCAGGATGAAGGTGGACAAGCACAAGGTGCTTCAGATCCTCATCAACCTCATCGCCAACGCGAAGTACGCGCTGGACGCGGCGCCGGAGGGGCACCGCAACCTGAGCGTCCGGCTGGGGCGGGAGGGCAAATGGGTGAACATCCAGGTGGAGGACGATGGGGTGGGGATCGCTCCGGGAGTGAGGGATCGCCTGTTCTCGCACGGTTTCACCACGCGCAAGGACGGCCACGGCTTCGGGCTGCATTCCAGCGCGCTGGCGGCCCAGATGTTGGGAGGACAGCTGATGCTGGAGAGCGACGGGTTGGGCAAGGGCGCCGTGGCCACGCTGAAACTGCCAACCCCGTGA
- a CDS encoding serine hydrolase domain-containing protein codes for MTWSLVGMLAVAVLAAPAVHAAPRQQELDRLVAKYHELRQFNGAVLVADGKGVVLKKGYGFANFEWREPNTPDTKFRIGSITKQFTAMVIMQLVNEGKLKLDDTVSMYLPDYRKDTGTRVTVTQLLNHTSGIPSYTSAPGFFDKQARNPAKVAEFVKEHASGDLEFEPGTKWAYNNSGYFLLGAIIEKVTGKPYAQVVRERIFEPLGMKNSGYDLHATVLPKRASGYELKPEEGYVNAPYLDMSLPYAAGSLYSTVEDLFLWDRALYLDTLLPEPLKKKMFTPGMSEYAFGWLVKPVMLNDGKTEVATVHHGGGINGFSAFFVRVPERKEVVVLLDNTSRGDKIQELAAGLLSILHGIAPQPPRPEVGETLRAILAKAPVAEAVARYRDLKATKADAYDFSEGQLNRVGYWLLKEGRVPDAIEVFKLNVEMFPASGNPYDSLGEAYLAGGDLERAKASYRKALELDPSNRGAEAALQQLQAPVGAPAAKPTP; via the coding sequence ATGACCTGGAGCCTTGTGGGCATGCTGGCCGTGGCCGTGCTGGCCGCACCCGCTGTCCACGCCGCACCGCGGCAGCAGGAGCTGGACCGGCTGGTCGCGAAGTACCATGAGCTGCGCCAGTTCAACGGCGCCGTGCTCGTGGCGGACGGGAAGGGCGTCGTCCTCAAGAAGGGCTACGGCTTCGCGAACTTCGAATGGCGGGAGCCGAACACGCCGGACACGAAGTTCCGCATCGGCTCCATCACCAAGCAGTTCACCGCGATGGTCATCATGCAGTTGGTCAACGAGGGCAAGCTCAAGCTCGACGACACGGTCTCCATGTACCTGCCGGACTACCGCAAGGACACGGGGACTCGGGTCACGGTGACCCAGTTGCTGAATCACACCTCGGGAATCCCCAGCTACACGTCGGCGCCCGGCTTCTTCGACAAGCAGGCGCGCAACCCCGCCAAGGTCGCTGAGTTCGTGAAGGAGCACGCCAGTGGCGATCTCGAGTTCGAGCCTGGCACGAAGTGGGCGTACAACAACTCTGGGTACTTCCTGCTCGGGGCCATCATCGAGAAGGTCACCGGCAAGCCGTACGCGCAGGTGGTGCGGGAGCGCATCTTCGAGCCGCTGGGGATGAAGAACTCTGGGTATGATCTCCACGCAACGGTGCTCCCGAAACGCGCGAGCGGCTATGAGCTGAAGCCGGAGGAGGGGTACGTCAACGCCCCCTACCTGGACATGTCGCTCCCGTATGCCGCCGGTTCGCTGTACTCGACGGTGGAGGACCTCTTTCTCTGGGACAGGGCGCTCTACCTCGACACGTTGCTGCCCGAGCCCCTCAAGAAGAAGATGTTCACACCCGGCATGAGCGAGTACGCCTTCGGGTGGCTGGTGAAGCCGGTGATGTTGAACGATGGCAAGACGGAGGTGGCCACCGTCCACCACGGGGGAGGGATCAACGGCTTCAGCGCGTTTTTCGTCCGCGTCCCGGAGCGCAAAGAGGTGGTGGTCCTCCTCGATAACACCTCGCGCGGAGACAAGATCCAGGAGCTTGCGGCGGGGCTGCTCAGCATTCTGCACGGCATCGCGCCCCAGCCGCCCCGGCCCGAGGTGGGAGAGACCCTGCGAGCGATCCTCGCCAAGGCCCCCGTCGCGGAAGCGGTGGCCCGGTACCGGGACCTGAAGGCCACGAAGGCAGACGCGTATGATTTTTCCGAAGGCCAGCTCAACAGGGTCGGCTACTGGCTCCTCAAGGAGGGACGGGTGCCGGACGCCATCGAGGTGTTCAAGCTGAACGTGGAGATGTTTCCGGCGAGCGGAAATCCCTACGACAGTCTGGGGGAGGCGTATCTGGCCGGTGGGGATCTGGAACGGGCGAAGGCGAGCTACCGCAAGGCCCTGGAGTTGGATCCCAGCAACAGGGGGGCGGAAGCAGCGCTCCAGCAGCTCCAGGCGCCTGTGGGGGCGCCCGCGGCGAAGCCCACGCCCTAG
- a CDS encoding glycosyl hydrolase family 18 protein codes for MLHRHPSQRFLRAAFASLFLTSACAPADPTPGTPEDTTGTAPSALLIPGVSFKTVTGGRYVGAQNNGGGAVIATATTVQAWEKFTLDDINGGALESGDTVFISAGNGQYFQAANGGGSTLNAASSSRLGWETFRIVKQSGSGAIANGDIVGLQTVTTGHWVSAENGGGSTVFAYGGALGDWERLTISGLSTGPQQPQPRPRVVGYLPNWYGSYASWVGRVDFDKLTHVNLAFALGDANGNLQLAPASDLATFVNAAHAKGVKVFPSLCGGGGDGQIAPFYQPGRVDAFVDHIINYVVTNKMDGIDVDVEAPDRMGAVYDTFIAKLIAKARPRGLPVTAAVSQWMQHGMSDTTLRSFDFITIMSYDNTGTWTGPGDHSSYAQAVTALNFYTNKGVARDRIVLGLPFYGYCWGNCGGGQTSKYILYKDLLAAYPNAWNADWINANGAQYSYNGIATVRSKAALGKQYGGIMIWELAGDVSTSSEQSLLRALDGALR; via the coding sequence ATGCTCCACCGTCACCCTTCCCAACGATTCCTCCGTGCCGCGTTCGCCTCCCTGTTCCTCACGAGCGCGTGCGCTCCCGCCGACCCCACCCCGGGCACGCCCGAGGACACCACGGGGACCGCCCCGAGTGCCTTGCTCATCCCGGGCGTGAGCTTCAAGACGGTGACCGGCGGCCGGTACGTCGGCGCTCAAAACAACGGCGGCGGCGCGGTCATCGCGACGGCGACGACCGTGCAAGCGTGGGAGAAGTTCACCCTCGATGACATCAACGGCGGGGCGCTCGAGAGTGGGGACACGGTCTTCATCTCCGCGGGCAATGGGCAATATTTCCAGGCCGCGAACGGCGGCGGCTCCACGCTGAATGCCGCCAGTTCGAGCCGCCTCGGCTGGGAGACGTTCCGCATCGTCAAGCAGAGCGGAAGCGGCGCGATTGCCAATGGCGACATCGTCGGCCTGCAGACGGTGACGACGGGCCACTGGGTGTCCGCGGAGAACGGCGGCGGCAGCACGGTGTTCGCCTACGGCGGCGCGCTCGGCGACTGGGAGCGGTTGACGATCTCCGGCCTGAGCACGGGTCCGCAGCAGCCCCAGCCCCGTCCCCGCGTCGTGGGCTATCTGCCGAACTGGTACGGCTCCTACGCGAGCTGGGTCGGCCGGGTGGACTTCGACAAGCTCACGCACGTGAACCTCGCCTTCGCCCTGGGCGATGCGAACGGGAATCTCCAGCTCGCGCCGGCCAGCGATCTCGCGACGTTCGTGAATGCCGCGCACGCCAAGGGCGTGAAGGTGTTCCCCTCGCTCTGCGGTGGCGGAGGCGACGGCCAGATCGCCCCCTTCTACCAGCCCGGCAGGGTGGACGCCTTCGTGGACCACATCATCAACTATGTGGTCACGAACAAGATGGACGGGATTGACGTGGACGTGGAGGCGCCGGACCGCATGGGTGCCGTGTATGACACGTTCATCGCGAAGCTGATCGCGAAGGCCCGTCCGCGCGGGCTCCCCGTGACGGCCGCCGTCTCGCAGTGGATGCAGCACGGCATGTCGGACACGACGCTGCGCTCCTTCGACTTCATCACCATCATGTCCTACGACAACACGGGAACCTGGACGGGCCCGGGCGACCACTCCAGCTACGCGCAGGCGGTGACCGCGCTGAACTTCTACACGAACAAGGGCGTGGCGCGGGACCGGATTGTCCTCGGACTGCCCTTCTACGGGTACTGCTGGGGCAACTGTGGCGGCGGACAGACCAGCAAGTACATCCTCTACAAGGACCTCCTGGCGGCCTACCCGAATGCCTGGAACGCGGATTGGATCAACGCCAACGGCGCCCAGTATTCCTACAATGGGATCGCGACGGTGCGCTCCAAGGCGGCCCTTGGGAAGCAGTACGGCGGCATCATGATCTGGGAGCTGGCCGGAGACGTGAGCACGTCGAGCGAGCAGTCCCTGCTTCGCGCCCTCGACGGCGCCCTGCGTTAG
- a CDS encoding polysaccharide lyase family 7 protein: MPRYSLPAQAPRRAARPLTFVLAAAASLLPVSALAQTKLSIPEDNISASGSDANLPVNANDGWLTTRWSADASEGEQWLQYDLGACYKVAYANLAWYNGDSRKYNLSLKTSANGTAWTTVFNGTNSGTTAALKPYNFGDRAARYVRVLSTGSNVNTWVSLSEMEIWTNGTGNCSATLDPSKAPGQNFDLSGYKLQTLDGSLEVKQVSPINSYTDKWFYTDSSTGAMTFYVPSGAGSTANSHYPRSELRGSATWRMGGTHTLTASMKVLQQPATGQIIIGQIHGEQTGGSELLKLRWTNGDILMGVKKNFGDTEQKILIKSGLSLGENIDYVIKLAGSTVTVTVNGTSKSFTYNTASWSAVDLYFKLGAYSQDSSANGTYAKVAVTALK, from the coding sequence ATGCCAAGATACTCCCTGCCTGCCCAGGCGCCCCGGCGCGCCGCCCGGCCCCTCACGTTCGTGCTCGCCGCCGCGGCCTCCCTGTTGCCGGTGTCCGCGCTGGCACAAACCAAACTGTCCATTCCCGAGGACAACATCAGCGCCAGTGGCAGCGATGCCAACCTGCCGGTCAACGCGAACGACGGCTGGCTGACCACGCGCTGGTCGGCCGATGCCAGCGAGGGCGAGCAATGGCTGCAATACGATCTGGGCGCCTGCTACAAGGTCGCGTACGCCAACCTCGCCTGGTACAACGGCGACTCGCGCAAGTACAACCTCTCGCTCAAGACGTCGGCCAATGGCACCGCGTGGACCACCGTGTTCAACGGCACGAACAGCGGCACGACGGCGGCGCTGAAGCCCTACAACTTCGGCGACCGGGCGGCCCGGTATGTGCGCGTGCTGAGCACGGGCAGCAACGTCAACACCTGGGTCAGCCTGTCGGAGATGGAGATCTGGACGAATGGCACGGGCAACTGCTCCGCCACGCTCGACCCGAGCAAGGCGCCGGGCCAGAACTTCGATCTGTCTGGTTACAAGCTGCAGACCTTGGACGGCTCGCTCGAGGTCAAACAGGTCTCTCCCATCAACTCCTATACAGACAAGTGGTTCTATACCGACTCCTCCACCGGCGCGATGACCTTCTACGTGCCGTCCGGCGCGGGCTCGACCGCCAACTCCCATTACCCGCGCTCGGAGCTGCGCGGGAGCGCCACCTGGCGCATGGGCGGCACCCACACGCTGACCGCGTCGATGAAAGTGCTCCAGCAACCGGCCACCGGACAGATCATCATCGGGCAGATCCATGGTGAGCAGACCGGTGGCTCGGAGTTGTTGAAGCTGCGCTGGACGAATGGCGACATCTTGATGGGGGTGAAGAAGAACTTCGGTGACACCGAGCAGAAAATCCTGATCAAGAGTGGTCTGTCCCTTGGGGAGAACATCGACTACGTCATCAAGCTCGCGGGCTCCACCGTCACGGTCACCGTCAACGGTACGTCGAAGTCGTTCACCTACAACACGGCCTCCTGGAGCGCCGTCGACCTGTACTTCAAGCTCGGTGCCTACTCGCAGGACTCCTCGGCGAATGGCACGTATGCCAAGGTTGCGGTGACGGCACTGAAGTAA